A window of Mixophyes fleayi isolate aMixFle1 chromosome 10, aMixFle1.hap1, whole genome shotgun sequence contains these coding sequences:
- the LOC142104189 gene encoding transmembrane protein 272-like, protein MAETSKTSISSILGVLLWTALSIAMVVIGSMYIDKCEVQPKIPIYLIVAGVVHLVGFLLSLLKLVSEKAMYGIEGVMGIFSLCWFIAGSVWVFSIYQNHPRNCDDTLYKFAFGILIFEYIFLAFLFVVTCVFTCCIGFQTANADAERTHLGSNVP, encoded by the exons ATGGCAGAGACTTCAAAAACTTCAA TTTCATCGATACTTGGTGTATTACTCTGGACAGCACTCAGCATAGCTATGGTTGTTATAG GGTCTATGTATATTGACAAATGTGAAGTTCAGCCGAAAATTCCAATCTACCTTATAGTCGCTGGCGTAGTTCATTTAGTTGGATTTTTGCTGTCACTGCTGAAGTTGGTTTCTGAAAAAGCGATGTATGGCATAGAGGGAGTGATGGGCATTTTTTCATTGTGTTGGTTTATTGCAG gaaGTGTCTGGGTGTTTAGCATCTACCAGAATCATCCAAGAAACTGTGATGACACACTTTATAAATTTGCATTCGGGATCCTTATTTTTGAGTATATATTTTTAGCTTTTCTTTTCGTAGTGACTTGCGTTTTTACATGCTGCATTGGTTTTCAG ACGGCAAATGCTGATGCAGAAAGAACACATCTTGGTAGTAACGTACCCTAA